The Xyrauchen texanus isolate HMW12.3.18 chromosome 38, RBS_HiC_50CHRs, whole genome shotgun sequence genome window below encodes:
- the LOC127631450 gene encoding serine/threonine-protein phosphatase 2A 65 kDa regulatory subunit A beta isoform-like produces the protein MAGVEGDDSLYPIAILIDELRNEDVQLRLNSIKKLSTIALALGVERTRTELLPFLTDTIYDEDEVLLALAEQLGSFTVLVGGPEFVHCLLPPLESLATVEETVVRDKAVESLHKISQEHSPVDLEVHFVPLVKRLASGDWFTSRTSACGLLSVCYPRVSSTVKSEIRQHFRTLCSDDTPMVRRAAASKLGECAKALELDYVKSDVIPLFTALASDEQDSVRLLAVEAGVSIATLLPQEDLESLVMPTLRQASEDKSWRVRYMVADKFSELQNAVGPEITKDDLVPAFQNLLKDCEAEVRAAAANKVKVFCESLPEDSRETIIMTHILPCVKELVSDTNQHVKSALASVIMGLSTILGKDNTVEHLLPLFLAQLKDECPEVRLNIISNLDCVNEVIGIRQLSQSLLPAIVELAEDAKWRVRLAIIEYMPLLAGQLGVEFFDEKLNSLCMAWLIDHVYAIREAATCNLMKLVEKFGAEWAQNTIVPKVLGMANDPNYLHRMTTLFCINALSEACGEEITTKHMLPVVLKMATDQVANVRFNVAKCLQKIGPVLESSALQAEVKPVLEKLATDQDMDVKYFAQEAISVLNLA, from the exons ATGGCAGGAGTAGAAGGCGACGATTCACTTTATCCTATCGCTATTTTAATCGACGAGCTGAGGAATGAAGATGTTCAG CTGCGGTTGAACAGTATTAAGAAGTTGTCCACTATTGCCCTGGCTCTGGGTGTGGAGAGAACAAGAACTGAACTACTGCCTTTCCTCACCG ACACCATATATGATGAGGATGAAGTGCTTCTTGCCTTGGCTGAGCAGCTCGGGAGCTTCACCGTGCTGGTCGGAGGCCCAGAGTTTGTGCACTGCCTTTTG CCTCCTCTGGAAAGTTTGGCCACTGTGGAGGAAACTGTTGTGCGGGACAAAGCCGTTGAGTCTCTGCATAAGATCTCTCAGGAACATTCCCCTGTAGACTTGGAGGTGCATTTTGTGCCACTTGTGAAGCGGTTGGCCAGCGGGGACTGGTTTACCTCCCGAACATCTGCCTGTGGTCTGTTAAGCGTCTGCTACCCTCGTGTATCCAGCACTGTTAAATCGGAAATCCGCCA GCACTTCCGCACCCTTTGCTCTGACGACACCCCCATGGTGCGACGTGCCGCTGCATCTAAACTTGGCGAGTGTGCAAAAGCTCTGGAGCTGGACTATGTTAAGAGTGACGTCATTCCTCTTTTTACAGCGCTAGCATCTGATGAGCAG GACTCTGTGCGGCTCCTTGCAGTAGAGGCTGGGGTTAGCATAGCCACCCTGCTGCCACAGGAAGACTTGGAGTCTCTAGTTATGCCCACTCTCCGTCAGGCCTCAGAGGACAAATCTTGGAGAGTGCGCTACATGGTGGCAGACAAATTCTCAGAA TTGCAAAACGCTGTTGGCCCAGAGATCACCAAGGATGATCTGGTCCCTGCATTCCAGAACTTGTTGAAAGACTGCGAGGCAGAGGTCCGTGCTGCTGCAGCCAACAAGGTGAAAG TGTTCTGCGAAAGTTTACCCGAAGACAGCAGGGAAACGATCATCATGACTCATATTCTGCCATGCGTCAAG GAGCTGGTGTCTGACACAAACCAGCATGTGAAGTCTGCTCTGGCATCTGTCATCATGGGTCTCTCCACCATCTTGGGCAAGGACAACACCGTAGAACATCTGTTGCCTCTTTTCCTGGCCCAACTGAAGGACGAG TGTCCTGAGGTGCGGTTGAATATCATCTCTAATCTAGACTGTGTGAATGAGGTGATTGGGATCCGGCAGCTTTCTCAGTCTCTGCTGCCGGCTATAGTGGAACTGGCTGAGGATGCCAAATGGAGAGTTCGACTGGCCATCATCGAGTACATGCCCCTGCTTGCAGGCCAACTA GGAGTGGAGTTCTTCGATGAGAAGTTGAATTCCTTGTGTATGGCATGGCTCATTGATCATG TGTATGCCATTCGAGAGGCTGCCACCTGCAACCTGATGAAGCTGGTGGAGAAATTTGGAGCTGAGTGGGCCCAGAACACCATCGTGCCCAAAGTTCTCGGTATGGCCAATGATCCCAACTATCTGCACAGGATGACCACACTTTTCTGCATCAAT GCTCTGTCTGAAGCATGTGGAGAGGAGATCACCACAAAACACATGCTGCCTGTAGTCCTCAAGATGGCCACTGACCAGGTGGCCAATGTGCGCTTCAATGTGGCCAAATGCTTACAGAAAATTGGACCAGTTCTGGAAAGCAG TGCTTTGCAAGCAGAGGTCAAACCAGTACTGGAGAAACTAGCCACAGACCAAGATATGGATGTGAAATACTTTGCTCAGGAAGCTATAAGTG tTCTTAACTTGGCCTGA